From Demequina lutea, a single genomic window includes:
- a CDS encoding GNAT family N-acetyltransferase yields MVHRLVREAVAGDAAEIVHLGALMYASVGARPTPTWALESTGWVRDRLGRDLYGAVIDADEGGLAACGLINIVPRLPRPGRHSHEAAYIQWVSTAPQHHRKGYARAVTQALLAETDRRGIEVIELHATVLGRRLYEELGFFIKTDNVAMMALRGDAAPDAPYMR; encoded by the coding sequence ATGGTCCACCGTCTGGTGCGGGAGGCCGTGGCTGGCGACGCCGCCGAAATCGTCCACCTCGGCGCACTCATGTATGCAAGCGTCGGCGCGCGTCCGACGCCGACGTGGGCGCTCGAGTCGACCGGTTGGGTTCGCGACCGCCTTGGCCGCGACCTGTACGGGGCGGTCATCGATGCCGACGAGGGCGGGCTAGCGGCGTGCGGCCTCATCAACATCGTCCCGCGCCTGCCACGCCCCGGAAGGCACTCTCACGAGGCCGCGTACATCCAGTGGGTGTCCACGGCGCCACAGCACCATCGCAAGGGCTATGCGCGGGCCGTCACCCAGGCGCTACTTGCGGAGACCGACCGCAGGGGAATAGAAGTCATCGAACTGCACGCGACCGTATTGGGTCGGCGCCTCTATGAGGAACTTGGCTTCTTCATCAAGACCGACAACGTGGCGATGATGGCGCTCAGGGGCGACGCGGCGCCCGATGCGCCCTATATGCGGTAG
- a CDS encoding GNAT family N-acetyltransferase, with the protein MTLAPRIAVAADIAEILRLGEYMYASVGGTVDDEWRALGRSQLESRLGSELLGWVIDDESVAGRLAACGFVNRTPRLPLPGARTALRGYVQWVVTDPAHQRRGHARAIMARLMRWAQDENVAVLDLNASPSARALYLELGFVFSPNIDYPPTTLGAPMQWRVTSTGVGPARPSGHVGGDA; encoded by the coding sequence ATGACACTCGCGCCCCGCATCGCTGTCGCCGCAGACATTGCTGAAATCCTCCGCCTTGGCGAGTACATGTACGCGAGCGTTGGCGGGACAGTCGACGACGAGTGGCGAGCACTTGGCCGTTCGCAGCTCGAGTCCCGGTTGGGCTCCGAGCTGCTCGGTTGGGTGATCGATGACGAGTCCGTGGCTGGACGCCTTGCCGCATGCGGGTTCGTCAACAGGACGCCACGGCTGCCGTTGCCGGGCGCCAGGACGGCGCTGCGGGGCTATGTCCAGTGGGTGGTGACGGACCCGGCTCACCAGCGCAGGGGGCACGCACGCGCGATCATGGCACGGCTCATGCGGTGGGCCCAGGACGAGAATGTCGCGGTGCTCGACCTGAACGCATCACCGTCGGCACGGGCGCTCTATCTCGAGCTTGGGTTCGTCTTCTCACCAAACATCGACTATCCGCCGACGACGCTGGGGGCGCCGATGCAGTGGCGGGTCACCTCAACTGGGGTGGGGCCAGCGCGCCCCTCAGGGCACGTCGGCGGCGACGCCTAG